One genomic window of Desulfuromonas sp. AOP6 includes the following:
- a CDS encoding YceI family protein, translating into MKRLILTLGVFALLIAPSGAMATNWNIDPDHSAAHFKVRHMMIADVRGSFPDVQGVVVINDSDITRSTVDVTIKAASIHTGVEKRDAHLKSADFFEVETYPTLTFKSKRVQKVSDNSLRVVGDLTLHGVTKEVELLVDGPSGEVKDPWGNLRKGARAATQINRKDFGIIWNATLDNGGLMIGDDVEIIIDLEFIKQAN; encoded by the coding sequence ATGAAAAGACTGATTCTAACTCTGGGTGTTTTTGCTCTGCTGATCGCTCCTTCGGGGGCTATGGCGACTAACTGGAACATCGACCCCGATCACTCGGCGGCCCACTTCAAGGTACGTCACATGATGATTGCCGACGTGCGGGGCAGCTTTCCGGATGTGCAAGGGGTTGTGGTCATCAACGACAGCGATATCACGCGTTCAACTGTTGATGTCACCATCAAGGCCGCCAGTATCCACACCGGTGTGGAGAAGCGCGACGCCCACCTGAAGAGTGCAGACTTTTTTGAGGTCGAAACCTATCCGACACTCACCTTCAAGTCGAAGCGTGTCCAGAAGGTCTCGGACAACAGCCTCAGGGTCGTTGGCGATCTCACCTTGCACGGCGTGACCAAAGAGGTGGAGTTGCTGGTTGACGGACCCAGCGGTGAGGTCAAGGACCCCTGGGGCAATCTTCGCAAGGGGGCCAGGGCCGCGACCCAGATCAATCGTAAGGACTTCGGCATCATCTGGAACGCCACGTTGGACAATGGCGGCCTTATGATCGGCGATGACGTGGAGATCATCATCGACCTCGAATTCATCAAGCAGGCGAACTGA
- a CDS encoding histidine phosphatase family protein, whose product MDKKRYPRSPQKVAGIFVFEVTMPRKLTLIRHAGLQNALDGCYVGRLDVPLSESGKQHAEHLTDRLPLAEIDALWCSPARRARETAKPLSERLKLDCLVVEDLNEVNFGRWEGLTFEEIRATDPNLVNDWAELKEGFCFPEGESHSDFQRRINTLANAIAMCHHNHLALVTHGGVICHLLCELMGWPAKDYLKINIQRGGFATLNLYPEGAVLTGLYND is encoded by the coding sequence GTGGATAAAAAACGGTATCCCCGCAGCCCCCAAAAGGTTGCGGGGATTTTTGTTTTTGAGGTGACAATGCCAAGGAAGCTGACCCTGATTAGACATGCTGGACTTCAAAACGCTCTGGACGGCTGTTACGTGGGACGGCTTGATGTGCCTCTCAGCGAGTCGGGCAAACAACATGCTGAACATTTGACTGATCGCTTACCGCTGGCCGAAATCGATGCCCTTTGGTGCAGCCCGGCCCGCAGGGCAAGAGAGACTGCAAAGCCTTTGAGCGAAAGACTGAAACTTGACTGCTTGGTTGTGGAGGATCTGAATGAAGTCAACTTCGGCCGTTGGGAGGGGTTGACCTTCGAAGAGATTAGGGCCACTGATCCTAATCTAGTCAATGATTGGGCTGAACTCAAAGAGGGCTTTTGCTTCCCCGAGGGTGAGTCGCACAGTGACTTCCAAAGGCGAATCAATACGCTTGCGAACGCTATAGCAATGTGTCACCACAACCATCTTGCGCTGGTAACGCACGGAGGTGTTATTTGCCATTTGCTATGTGAACTTATGGGCTGGCCAGCAAAAGATTATCTTAAAATCAACATACAGCGTGGTGGCTTTGCAACTCTCAACCTCTACCCTGAGGGTGCGGTGCTTACGGGGCTTTACAATGACTGA
- the cobU gene encoding bifunctional adenosylcobinamide kinase/adenosylcobinamide-phosphate guanylyltransferase, with the protein MTESANSRLIYISGGSRSGKSRYAELRAVQLPGPRTYIATCPAIDAEMDERIARHRLQREKYDWLTLEEPLELARVLGECQDSSVVLVDCLTLWINNLLYRAQQNNKEISEEDITTLCTEVAVAARQGKRTIIFVTNELGMGLVPADPVSRLYRDLVGRCNQTIVGLADEAVFVVSGCPIFLKGDVKK; encoded by the coding sequence ATGACTGAATCGGCGAACAGCCGGCTGATCTATATCAGTGGCGGCAGCCGTAGCGGTAAAAGCCGTTACGCTGAGTTGCGTGCAGTCCAACTGCCTGGACCTCGTACTTATATCGCGACATGCCCAGCGATCGATGCTGAGATGGATGAGCGCATTGCCCGTCATCGCCTACAGAGGGAGAAATATGACTGGTTGACCCTGGAAGAGCCCCTGGAATTGGCTCGGGTGCTTGGTGAATGTCAGGACAGTTCGGTGGTACTGGTCGACTGCCTGACCCTTTGGATTAATAATCTTCTCTATCGGGCGCAGCAAAACAACAAGGAGATCTCCGAAGAAGATATTACCACTTTGTGTACCGAGGTTGCTGTGGCGGCCAGACAAGGTAAGCGCACCATCATATTTGTGACAAATGAGTTGGGAATGGGGCTTGTCCCCGCTGATCCTGTGTCACGGCTCTATCGCGACCTTGTAGGGCGTTGTAATCAAACGATTGTGGGTCTTGCCGATGAGGCAGTGTTCGTTGTATCTGGCTGCCCGATATTTCTCAAAGGAGATGTAAAGAAATGA
- the cobT gene encoding nicotinate-nucleotide--dimethylbenzimidazole phosphoribosyltransferase, whose amino-acid sequence MTLHESSLLNRTLAAIAPANRGARVMAKERLDQLAIPHWALGRLMDLALDLAAMSGSLHPSVSRKTIAVMAGDHGIVAAGVSKFPQAVTLEMVRNFVNESASINALARQVGAKVTVVDTGVAGDLSELVACGKIIDKKIAPGTANFAEGPAMTREQAVRAIEAGIEVAQSLGDQTDIFGTGDMGIGNTSPSSAIISVICKYSVADVTGRGTGLDDDALANKIVILEKALKLNQPNPQDGLDVLAKVGGFEIGAIAGLILGAAAQKKPVVIDGIISSAGALIADSLAPQCKDYMIAGHRSAEQGHKIALDFLGKKPLLDLDLRLGEGTGGAVAMNLVEAAVAILTEVATFEEAAVSQSS is encoded by the coding sequence ATGACCTTGCACGAAAGCTCTCTTCTAAATCGTACCCTTGCGGCCATTGCTCCAGCCAACCGTGGAGCACGTGTGATGGCCAAGGAACGTCTTGACCAACTGGCTATCCCGCATTGGGCCTTGGGCCGATTGATGGATTTGGCCCTCGACCTCGCAGCAATGTCCGGCAGCCTGCACCCTTCTGTCAGTCGAAAGACGATTGCTGTCATGGCGGGGGACCACGGTATCGTAGCCGCTGGTGTCAGCAAGTTTCCACAAGCAGTGACTCTGGAAATGGTCCGTAATTTTGTCAATGAATCCGCCAGCATCAACGCCCTGGCTCGTCAGGTTGGAGCCAAGGTGACGGTAGTCGATACCGGCGTTGCTGGGGATCTAAGCGAATTGGTCGCTTGCGGTAAGATCATCGACAAGAAGATCGCACCGGGTACGGCAAACTTTGCCGAAGGGCCAGCCATGACACGCGAGCAGGCCGTGAGAGCGATTGAGGCCGGGATTGAGGTCGCTCAATCTCTGGGGGATCAAACAGATATATTCGGTACCGGCGATATGGGGATTGGCAACACCAGTCCGTCAAGTGCCATTATCTCAGTGATATGCAAGTATTCGGTTGCTGACGTTACTGGTCGCGGCACGGGTCTTGACGACGACGCACTGGCCAACAAGATCGTTATTTTAGAAAAGGCATTGAAGCTTAATCAGCCGAATCCGCAGGACGGTCTCGATGTTCTGGCCAAGGTTGGAGGTTTTGAGATCGGCGCCATAGCTGGTCTGATCCTTGGCGCGGCGGCGCAAAAGAAGCCAGTGGTGATCGACGGAATCATTTCTTCGGCCGGAGCGTTGATCGCCGACAGCCTGGCGCCCCAATGTAAAGATTATATGATCGCTGGTCATCGCAGTGCAGAGCAGGGCCACAAGATTGCTCTTGATTTTCTCGGCAAGAAGCCGTTGCTTGACCTTGACCTGCGCCTTGGCGAGGGGACCGGTGGGGCGGTGGCCATGAATCTCGTCGAGGCTGCGGTGGCAATTTTAACCGAGGTCGCGACTTTTGAAGAAGCCGCGGTTAGCCAGTCAAGTTGA
- the thiC gene encoding phosphomethylpyrimidine synthase ThiC, with amino-acid sequence MFTQVEHAAKGTVTPQMEAVAQKEGYAPEYVREMVKEGKIVIPNNINSKPNPVGIGKGLRTKVNASIGTSSDIIDYEAEVRKAKVAQEAGADTLMELSVGGDLDRVRREVLAVVDLPVGNVPLYQAFCDAARKYGSPDKLDPEELFDLIEKQCEDGLAFMAVHCGINRYTIERLRKQNYRYGGLVSKGGTAMVSWMEKNNRENPLYEHFDRVISILKKYDVCLSLGNGLRAGAIHDSHDRAQMQELIINCELAQIGREMGCQMLVEGPGHMPLDEIEANILIQKRMSNEAPYYMLGPISSDIVPGFDHISSAIGSAQSARYGADLICYITPAEHLALPNEEDVRVGVQAARVATYIGDMNKFPERGRERDKQMSKARRDMEWEKQFELALIPEEARKIRASRVPEDEKTCTMCGEFCAANGSAKLFTEELAGDKL; translated from the coding sequence TTGTTTACGCAAGTTGAACATGCTGCCAAGGGAACCGTTACTCCGCAAATGGAAGCTGTTGCCCAGAAGGAAGGGTATGCCCCGGAGTATGTCCGGGAGATGGTCAAAGAGGGGAAGATTGTCATCCCTAACAATATCAATAGCAAGCCGAATCCGGTCGGTATCGGCAAGGGTTTGCGTACCAAGGTCAATGCATCCATTGGCACATCATCGGATATCATTGATTATGAAGCCGAAGTCCGCAAGGCCAAAGTTGCCCAAGAGGCTGGAGCAGATACTTTGATGGAACTTTCTGTCGGTGGCGATCTTGATCGTGTCCGGCGTGAGGTGTTGGCTGTGGTCGATCTGCCCGTCGGAAACGTACCGCTTTATCAGGCGTTTTGCGATGCCGCCCGCAAATATGGCAGCCCTGACAAACTTGACCCGGAAGAACTCTTCGACCTGATTGAAAAGCAGTGCGAAGACGGCTTGGCCTTCATGGCCGTTCACTGCGGCATTAACCGCTATACCATCGAACGCCTTCGTAAGCAGAACTACCGTTACGGCGGCCTTGTTTCCAAGGGCGGGACAGCCATGGTCTCCTGGATGGAGAAGAACAATCGAGAGAATCCCCTCTATGAGCATTTTGATCGGGTGATTTCAATACTCAAGAAATACGATGTCTGCCTGTCTTTGGGTAACGGTTTGCGGGCTGGAGCTATTCATGACAGTCACGACCGTGCCCAGATGCAAGAATTGATCATTAATTGCGAATTGGCGCAGATCGGCCGTGAAATGGGCTGTCAAATGCTGGTGGAAGGGCCTGGACACATGCCTCTCGATGAGATCGAGGCCAATATTCTGATTCAGAAACGCATGAGCAATGAAGCGCCCTACTACATGCTTGGGCCAATTTCCAGCGATATCGTCCCCGGTTTCGATCATATCAGCTCTGCCATAGGTTCGGCGCAGTCGGCTCGCTATGGAGCTGACCTGATTTGCTACATCACGCCGGCAGAGCATTTAGCTCTGCCAAACGAAGAGGATGTTCGTGTCGGCGTTCAGGCCGCGCGTGTTGCGACCTATATCGGCGATATGAACAAGTTCCCAGAGCGGGGGCGTGAGCGCGATAAGCAGATGAGCAAGGCACGGCGTGACATGGAATGGGAGAAGCAGTTTGAGTTGGCCCTGATCCCTGAGGAGGCTAGGAAAATCCGTGCTTCGCGCGTCCCGGAAGATGAAAAAACCTGCACGATGTGTGGTGAGTTCTGTGCCGCGAATGGTTCTGCCAAGCTGTTTACGGAGGAACTGGCAGGAGACAAGCTCTAG
- the cobS gene encoding adenosylcobinamide-GDP ribazoletransferase produces the protein MQPFFAAISFLTIVRIPPAWCGDEQALGRSLSWFPVVGLLIGCVAAVFDGLLRTLFPGLLVPSALTIILLISISGGFHLDGLADTADAFMSSRSKERMLEIMKDSRCGPMGVLVIVALLLLKFAALASLGGDWRTPTIVLMPLAGRSALVLKTVSLNYVRDSGLVSLFQHGNRERHYGITLLLLGGGSLLAFGLKGFWVLFACLLVAWLFARYCRAKIGGLTGDTLGAACELLEVVPPLVVLLLMGTGGTV, from the coding sequence ATGCAGCCTTTTTTTGCAGCCATAAGCTTTTTAACAATTGTGCGAATCCCACCCGCCTGGTGCGGTGACGAACAAGCCTTGGGACGCAGTTTGTCCTGGTTCCCGGTCGTCGGCCTGCTGATCGGCTGCGTGGCCGCGGTTTTTGATGGCCTACTGCGAACTTTGTTTCCCGGCTTGCTGGTACCGAGTGCGTTGACCATTATTCTCCTAATCTCTATCTCGGGCGGTTTTCATCTCGATGGCTTGGCCGACACTGCTGACGCCTTCATGAGCTCACGCTCCAAAGAACGGATGCTGGAGATCATGAAGGACAGTCGTTGCGGGCCGATGGGGGTCCTTGTCATAGTCGCGCTGCTGTTACTGAAGTTTGCGGCGCTGGCGTCGTTAGGTGGCGACTGGCGTACACCGACAATTGTTCTCATGCCGCTGGCCGGGCGGAGCGCCCTGGTCCTGAAAACCGTCAGCCTCAACTATGTACGTGACAGCGGACTGGTCTCGTTGTTTCAGCACGGCAACCGCGAGCGACACTACGGAATTACTCTTTTGCTTCTCGGTGGTGGCTCATTGTTGGCTTTTGGTCTTAAAGGGTTTTGGGTGCTGTTCGCCTGTTTGCTGGTTGCCTGGCTCTTCGCGCGTTACTGTCGGGCCAAGATCGGTGGCCTGACCGGGGACACGCTCGGAGCTGCCTGTGAGTTGCTGGAAGTGGTCCCCCCTCTGGTGGTGCTGCTGCTAATGGGAACCGGGGGGACGGTATGA
- a CDS encoding cobyric acid synthase, translating into MKSINLTQRHRHGGNLRQFSAEVGIPADQLLDFSANLNPLGPPKWLRAEISAHVSELVHYPDPDCDELIKALAEENGCFPDNLLVGNGATELLYLLPRALGVERALIPMPSYADYEDATRLAGIEVEQLFLNTANDFAIDFDRMSERLRPDQLVLLGQPNNPTGRLCDIERLRELVSISPRTYFVIDESFIAFADDGHSLRHERPANVIVVESMTKTYAIPGLRLGYLIADAAIVTQLRRLMPDWTVNSLAQRVGFRALADHEYRRLSREYVVQQRLALSGALADLPGLYVFPGDANFLLLRLDDARMSAGELARRMLKKGVAVRVCDNFKGLDQNYFRVAVRGAQEQDRLCSVLKDILMPGRTGSPRRKTPAIMFQGTGSNAGKSVLTAAMCRILHQDGYDVAPFKAQNMSLNSFVTRQGGEMGRAQVVQAQACRLEPDVCMNPILLKPNSDTGSQVILKGKVCGSMHFSEYTDRRQAMFEVVKESYDTLAAKHQVIVLEGAGSPAEINLKDRDIVNMNMARYADAPVLLVGDIDRGGVFASFVGTMELLCEAERRQVAGFVINRFRGDQSFLTSALEYTLRHTGKPVLGIVPYLAQLGLPEEDSVSFKSGGFKQEMSAIDRVDVAVIDLPHISNFTDFDALSIEPDVHLRIVRSADELGKPDALILPGSKNVLSDLDYLRHGGFAERIASLASTGRCEIVGICGGFQLLGRQISDPHAVESAGTSRTGLGLLPIETVLAPQKITVQTRARHIPSGRELVGYEIHHGRTKALDDSLEIVVRNRDDEMLGGSVYQGRVWGTYLHGVFDADEFRRFFIDGLRRKRGWSAEGRILVRYDLEPALDRLADVVRQTLDIKAIYRRIGL; encoded by the coding sequence ATGAAGTCGATTAACCTGACGCAACGCCATAGACACGGCGGCAATCTGCGTCAATTCAGTGCAGAGGTGGGCATTCCTGCCGACCAATTACTTGACTTTTCAGCCAATCTCAATCCGTTAGGCCCGCCAAAATGGCTGAGGGCGGAGATAAGCGCTCATGTCAGCGAACTCGTCCATTATCCCGATCCCGATTGCGACGAGTTGATCAAGGCTCTGGCAGAGGAGAATGGCTGCTTTCCCGATAACCTGTTGGTTGGTAACGGCGCCACTGAACTGCTCTATCTGCTCCCAAGGGCTCTGGGGGTTGAGCGGGCATTGATTCCCATGCCCTCCTATGCCGATTACGAAGACGCAACACGTCTGGCCGGCATCGAAGTTGAACAACTGTTTCTCAACACCGCGAATGACTTCGCCATCGATTTCGACAGAATGTCTGAGCGACTTCGGCCTGATCAACTGGTGCTGCTCGGCCAGCCGAATAATCCGACCGGTCGTCTCTGCGACATAGAACGTTTGCGTGAGCTGGTCAGTATCTCTCCACGGACATATTTTGTGATCGACGAATCCTTCATCGCTTTCGCCGATGACGGTCATAGCTTGCGCCATGAACGTCCCGCCAATGTGATTGTCGTCGAATCGATGACCAAGACTTACGCGATTCCCGGGTTGCGTCTTGGCTATCTGATAGCCGACGCCGCCATCGTCACTCAATTGCGTCGCTTGATGCCGGACTGGACGGTCAACTCTCTGGCACAAAGAGTCGGCTTCCGCGCTCTCGCCGACCATGAATATCGCCGCTTGAGTCGTGAGTACGTTGTTCAACAGCGCCTGGCGTTGTCCGGAGCATTGGCTGATTTGCCCGGATTGTATGTTTTCCCCGGTGACGCCAATTTTCTCCTGTTGCGCTTGGATGATGCGCGCATGAGCGCCGGCGAACTGGCGCGACGCATGCTGAAAAAAGGTGTTGCCGTTCGTGTTTGTGACAATTTTAAAGGTCTGGATCAAAACTACTTCCGCGTTGCCGTGCGTGGCGCCCAAGAACAGGACCGGTTGTGCAGTGTCCTGAAAGATATTCTGATGCCTGGCCGAACCGGAAGTCCCCGTCGGAAAACTCCTGCGATCATGTTCCAAGGCACCGGTTCCAATGCCGGCAAGAGTGTGCTGACCGCCGCCATGTGCCGCATCCTGCATCAGGACGGATACGACGTCGCTCCCTTCAAGGCACAGAACATGTCGTTGAATTCCTTCGTTACCAGGCAGGGTGGTGAGATGGGGCGGGCCCAGGTAGTGCAAGCCCAGGCTTGTCGACTGGAGCCGGATGTGTGCATGAACCCGATCCTGCTAAAACCGAACAGTGACACCGGTTCCCAGGTCATCCTCAAGGGTAAGGTCTGCGGCAGCATGCACTTTAGTGAGTACACAGATCGGCGTCAGGCTATGTTCGAGGTGGTAAAAGAAAGCTACGATACTCTTGCCGCCAAACACCAAGTGATTGTTTTGGAAGGCGCCGGCAGCCCGGCCGAAATCAATCTCAAAGACCGGGACATCGTCAACATGAACATGGCCCGCTACGCCGATGCGCCGGTTCTTCTTGTCGGGGATATCGACCGAGGCGGTGTTTTTGCCTCTTTTGTTGGCACTATGGAGCTGCTCTGCGAGGCGGAGCGACGGCAGGTGGCCGGATTCGTCATCAATCGTTTTCGCGGCGATCAAAGTTTTTTGACCTCGGCGCTGGAATATACTCTGCGCCACACAGGCAAGCCGGTTTTAGGCATAGTCCCTTACCTTGCTCAGCTAGGTTTGCCGGAAGAGGACTCGGTTTCTTTCAAGTCCGGGGGTTTTAAGCAAGAGATGTCGGCAATTGATCGTGTTGATGTTGCGGTGATCGATCTGCCGCATATCTCCAACTTCACTGATTTTGATGCGCTCTCCATCGAGCCGGATGTTCATCTGCGAATAGTGCGTAGCGCGGATGAGTTGGGCAAACCCGACGCCTTGATTCTTCCCGGAAGCAAAAACGTGCTCAGTGATCTCGACTATCTTCGTCATGGCGGCTTTGCTGAACGAATCGCCTCTCTTGCCAGTACTGGCCGTTGTGAAATCGTCGGCATTTGCGGCGGTTTTCAACTGTTAGGTCGTCAGATCAGTGACCCCCACGCCGTGGAGTCAGCGGGAACTTCGCGGACAGGTCTCGGTCTCTTGCCGATCGAAACGGTACTGGCCCCTCAAAAAATCACAGTACAGACCCGTGCCCGCCACATTCCGTCGGGGCGGGAGCTGGTCGGTTACGAAATCCACCATGGTCGCACCAAGGCCCTTGATGATTCCCTTGAGATTGTTGTCCGCAACAGGGATGACGAGATGCTTGGTGGCAGTGTTTACCAAGGCAGAGTCTGGGGGACCTACTTACATGGTGTTTTTGATGCCGATGAATTCCGCCGTTTTTTTATCGATGGCTTGCGTCGTAAACGAGGTTGGAGTGCCGAGGGCAGAATCCTGGTCCGCTATGATCTGGAACCGGCGTTGGATCGTTTGGCTGATGTGGTGCGCCAGACCCTTGACATAAAGGCCATCTACCGGAGGATCGGATTGTAA